In the genome of Pusillimonas sp. T7-7, the window CCATCAGCAGGCATCCCGCTACCCCTGTCCAGCGATGCACCAGATAGGTCAGGCGCTTTGCGCGTGTTCCAATAGACATGCCAAAAGCCCCCTTGATCAGAACCGGTGATTGAGCGTCAACTCAAAACGCCGTCCAGGCCCATACAGCCACTGAGTGGGCGTGTAGTATGCCGTCGTGAAATAGGCTTTATCGAATATATTGAAACCGCGTGCGGTAATCGTCGTATCTTTATCGACGTCCCAGCGCAAGGCCAGGTCTGTGGTCGTATACGAGGGCAGTTCCAGGCTATTGGCATTGTCGGCATACCGCTTGCCCACATAGCGAAGGCCCGCCATAGCCGTCCAGCCAGGCTGGAAGTTCCAGCTCACCCATACATTGGCCAAGCGCTGGGCCACATTGGGGGGCACATTGCCCTGACGCGACACCACCGCTCCCCCGGAAGCTTCCTGGAAGTCATCAAACCGGGCGCGCAAGATGCTTGCGTTGGCTTCCACCCGCCAACCACGCGCCGGCGTTACAGCCAGCGATGCTTCCACCCCGCGGGATGACTGCTCGCCCACCTGTATGCGCAAAGCCGGATCAGCAGGATCACGGCTCAACAGATTGTTTTTCTTGATGTGATACGCGGCCAATGTCCACTCGCCGCTGCCTTCCCAGAAAGACTGCTTGAGCCCTACTTCCAACTGCTTTCCTTTGGACATCTCGAACAGGCTGTTGGCGGGACTCAACAAGAGCATGCCGCCCACAGGATCAGCCGCCACGGAATACTGGGCATACAAGGCCAATCCCGGCGTCAAGTCATAAACCGTTCCCATGCGCCAGCCAAAGTCGGCGTAGGTTCGCTCAAAAGCACGGCTGTCGGACACCAGATCCTGGCGATTCAGCTTGGTGTGGTCGTAGCGCAAGCCGGCCAGCACCGACCACTCGGGCGTCAAGGCCAGGCGATCCTCGATGAACAAGGCATACTGGTCAGCCTTGTTGCGATAACGAGGAATGGTGGGCTCGTCACTATGAAAATAGCCGGGTACGGGGTCATAAGGATCAACCGATGGAGATGTGCCCGAGTAGGTGTTGTTGCTATGCTGGAAACTGCTGGCACTCACATCAAAGCCTACCGATACTTTGTTGTCCAGACCAAACAGCCTGCCATCGAAGGCGGCGTCGGCGGTCAGTCCTGTTTGCTTTTGCTCGTGATGTATCTCGGTATTGTCGGATCTGTCTATCAGTCCGCTTGTTTCGTTATAAATATAGCGCTCGGCATTACGGTAATCGCGCCGGCTGTCTATGTGATAAAGCCGCGCACGTACGATCGTTGCCGCATTGGGCGTCCATAAGGCGCTCAGGTCGGTCCACTGGTCGCGGTACCTGATTTCGCTGTCCGACACGTTGTAGTTTTTTTCGCGCAGGGCTTCCTGCTGCCCGCCCTCCACCAAGGGCGTTCCGAAGTATTTCATGGGTTTTTGATAGCCGTAAGCGTGGCTGAGCCGCAGGCTCAAATCTTCGGTGGCGTCCCACTGCAGCGCACCCGAAAAGGTCGCATCGCGCGATTCGCCATGGTCGACCCATCCGTCGGAGCGCGCACCGCTTAAATCCACGCGGTAGGACCAACGGTCGCTCAAGGCCCCGCCGCTGCCCAAGCCCAGCCGGGCGGTGTCATCAGTGCCCAGTGTGGCTTCCAGTTCATTTTCCACAGGCCCGCGCGTAGGCTTCTTGGGAATCACGTTGACCACGCCACCAATGGCGCCATCCCCGTAAATGACTGATGCGGGGCCGCGCAGAACTTCTATCCGCTCTATAGGCCAGGTATCGAAAGGAAAGGTCAGGCCGACTCCGCCGTACTGGCGCATGCCGTCATACAAACGCATGACCGAGGTGGTGTCTGTAAACCCGCGGGCCGACAGCGAGCTGCCGCCATTACCTGGATGTCCCATGGCGCTGATGCCGCCAGCACGGGTTATAGCGTCGACAACACTATGATCGCCGCGTTCTTCCAGCTGCTCACGGCTGATGACGTCAATGCTGGCCGGAGTCTGCATGGGTGTGAGATCCAGGCCTGACCCTGTCGAAACAGGCGCAGTAAGACCAGCCCCCACCTGTGACCCCATTACCGTAACGGCAGGCAATGTGGATGTGTTCGTCTGAGCCTGAACGGGCAAGACAGAAAGCACCAGCAACAGCGTGCCGCCGGTGAATCGAGCAGCGCTGTCCAGGCCGGCAAGCCTGGCTTGTTCTTTTGTGTACATGAGGACTTCCCTGCTATGGAAGCATGACCACCGTGCAAGCCATCCATGGCCGCTCGCGTCTTGTGCTTCATACGCAACAAGTCACGACAATATCGGCAACGAGTCAGCGTACGCCTGCACGTATGAGGTCTGATTCCAGATTCATGATCACTGCCCACCCCACACTCGGTGGCGCAGCATAAAGGCAGAAGGTCAGACTGCGCGCGGGGGTGCGCGCGCCAGGGAAACCGCCCAGGCGAACAGCTGGCTGGGGGCGCGGTAAAAGAGAGGGGGTGCGCCAAAATGCGGACCGTCGAAGTCGGCGCTGACGCTCAAGCCTGCCCGGGGCGGGCAAGCGGGATGAAAACACAATACACAATGGCCGGATTTGTTGGCGCTGCTGTCCAGTCCGGCGGGATCAGCGTCTGCAGACGGATCGAGCTGAATGGCCGTCGGACCGTTCACGGTACACAGTTGCACCCACACCGCCTGGGCGCCAGTATCATTCGATACCGCCAACACCACCGAAGGCATGAGCGTGGTCAACAGGAAAGCAATCAATGCTATCCAGCCGGCCCTGCGATGCGTTCGGAGGCTTATCTTCATGGGTGCGCTGCCGCTTATTATTGGCAGCGATTGTACACCCATGCACAGCCTGCAGCCGTCCGTTAACGATTGGCATCAATGACGGTCAACGCAGCCATGTTGATAATACGCCGCACTGACGAACTGTTGGTCAGAACATGAACCGGCGCATTCGCACCCAGCAGGAAAGGGCCGACCGCCACATTGCTGCCTGCGGCGGTCTTGAGCAAGTTATAGGCGATATTGCCGGCATCGACATTGGGGCACACCAACAGATTGGCGGCGCCCGTCAGGCGTGATTGCGGCAGTATGCGTATGCGCAGCGCCTCATCGAGGGCGCAATCACCATGCATCTCGCCATCGATCTCCAGCTCGGGTTCGCGCTCGCGGATCAGGGCCAGAGCCTGCTGCATTTTGGCGCCCGACAGGGAACTGCCGGAGCCAAAATTTGAGCGTGACAGCAAAGCAGCCTTGGGCGTCAGGTTCAGCCATTTCATTTCTTCGGCCGCGGCAATGGTGAACTCGGCGATTTGTTCGGCCGTGGGATCTTCATTGACGTGGGTATCAACCAGAGCCACCGTACGCTCGTTCAGCAAGAGCACATTCATGGCGGCGTAGGTTTGCGTACCCGGCTTCTTGCCTATTACTTCATCGATGAATCTAAGGTGCTCGTGGTAGCCGCTGACCGTACCGCAAATCATGCCATCGGCGTCACCCAGGTGCACCATCATGGCGCCTATCAGGGTCAAGCGGCGGCGCATTTCAACGCGGGCCATTTCCTTGGTGACTCCTTGGCGGCAGCGCATTTCCCAATACGTGGTCCAGTACTGATGGAAACGCTCGTCGTATTCCGGATTGGTCACTTCCACATCCTGGCCCAAGCGTATGCGCAAACCGTACTTTTCAATACGCGCCATCAGGACTTGTGGCCGTCCGACCAAAATGGGGCGGGCCAGTTTTTCGTCGACAATCACCTGCACCGCTCGCAGCACACGCTCTTCTTCGCCTTCCGTAAAGACGATGCGCGCCTTGCCGCCATCGCGCACCATTTGCTTGGCGGCGGAAAACAAGGGCTTCATGAAAGCGCCCGAGTGATAAACAAACTGCTCCAGCTGCCCCACATAGGCTTCGAGGTCTGCCAAGGGCCGTGTGGCCACACCGCTGTCCATGGCGGCCTTGGCCACCGCGCTGGCAATACGCACGATCAGACGCGGATCAAAAGGCCTGGGAATAAAGTATTCGGGGCCGAACGACACATCGTAAGTGCCGTAAGCCGCAGCTACGACTTCGTTCTGCTCTTCTTCCGCCAAACCGGCGATGGCATGAACCGCCGCCATTTCCATTTCACGAGTAATCGTGGTGGCGCCCACATCGAGCGCGCCCCGGAAAATATAGGGAAAGCACAGCACATTGTTGACCTGATTCGGGTAATCTGAGCGCCCTGTGGCCATAACGATGTCATCGCGCACCGCATGTGCATGCTCAGGAAGAATTTCAGGACTGGGGTTGGCCAGCGCCAGAATCAAAGGCCGGGCCGCCATCTTGGCCACCATATCAGGCTTGAGCACGCCTCCGGCCGACAAGCCCAGGAACACATCAGCGTCATCAATGATTTCGCCCAGCGTGCGCGCCTTGGTTTTTTGGGCAAAGCGAGATTTTTTTGGATCCATCAGCTTTTTACGGCCTGAGTAGACCACGCCTTCGATGTCGGACACCCAGATGTTTTCCAACGGCAGACCCAGATCCACCATGAGATCCAGGCAGGCCAGCGCGGCCGCGCCCGCGCCCGATACCACCACCTTGACGCTTTTGATGTCTTTGCCAACCACCTTCAAGCCGTTGATGAAGGCGGATGAAACGCAAATGGCCGTGCCATGCTGGTCATCGTGAAAGACCGGGATATTCATGCGCTCGCGCAACTTGCGCTCCACCGTAAAGCACTCCGGCGCCTTGATGTCTTCCAGGTTGATGCCGCCAAATGTAGGCTCAAGCCCGGCGATGATGTCGACCAGCTTGTCCGGATCGGTTTCGTTGATTTCTATGTCGAACACATCGATGCCGGCAAACTTCTTGAACAGCACCGCCTTGCCTTCCATGACGGGCTTGGAGGCCAGGGCCCCAATATTGCCCAGGCCCAGCACCGCCGTGCCGTTGGTGATCACACCCACCAGATTCCCACGCCCGGTGAACCGGAAGGCATTCATGGGGTCGCTGGCGATTTCTTCACAGGCGGCAGCCACACCCGGCGTGTAGGCCAGACCCAGGTCTCCCTGCGTTGCCAGAGGCTTGCTGGCCGTGACCGACACCTTTCCTGGACGGGGAAACTCGTGGTAATCCAATGCTGCTTGCCGATCTGCTGTGCTCATTTCCTTACCTCATTCGTGCGCATGTAATGCAATCATTCTAGGCTCGATGCATAACTTAATTATTCTGATTTAGTATGATTGGATATCTGATTAGTTATTAAATAGGCTTATATGGCTTTTTTCGATCCGGACGAGGTCATACACAGGCTCACGCAACGGCTAAAAATGCGTCATTGCGTGCTTCTGCTTCGTATAGAACGGCATGGCTCACTGACCCGTGTGGCCGAAGACATGGCAACCAGTCAACCCGCCATCACCAAGGCTTTGGCCGAACTTGAGTCCATGTTTGGCGCAGAACTCTTCGACCGATCTGTACGCGGCATGGCTCCCACCCCTTTGGGCAAGGTGGCGCTGGCGCACGCGCGAGCCATGGTGCACGACCTCAGTCATCTGGCCCGCGACATGGAAGCCGTTGCCGCCGGGCATACGGCTCACCTGCATGCCGGTGTCATCCCCTTTATTTCTGGCCAGATTATCTCCAGCGCCATTCAGCGCACGACCTCGGCCGGCGATCAGCGCCTGCTCATGACCCTGCGCGAAGGCGACAGTCATCAGCTGCTTGAAGAGCTGCGCAACCATAGCCTGGACCTGGTCGTGGCACGCGCCTCGGCAACACTCGATATCCATGGCTTGGAGTTTGAGGTGCTGTACACCCAGCGGCCCCGTCTGATCTCCAGCCGCCGACTGGCCGCACAGCTGGCCCGCCGCTCACCCGACTGGCACGAACTGGCACAGCTGGACTGGGTCCTGGGCGCCGTGCATACCCCCGAGCGCGAGCAGGTCAGCACTGTTTTTCTGGAAGCAGGCATTACGCCGCCCACGCCTATAGTCGAAAGCGACTCCACCAAGCTGATAGGCGAACTGATCGCCGCCAACGACGAAGCCATATCGATAGTGCCTGCCGACGTAGCCGAAGAGCTCGTGCGCATTGCCGGGGTAGCTATCGTGCCCTATTCCTTCAATTGGACGCTGCCGCCCATTGCGCTGTTTACCCGTCAGCGCAGCCAGCGCCACCAGGCCCATACCTTGTTGGCCAGCGCATTGCGCGAAGCCGGCAGGCGACTTGCCGGCGCCGGCGAAGAACGCCGCCCGTGACGGCCAGCTTTAAAAAAGCATAAGTTACAAACAGGTACAATTATACTGTTCCACAGGCTTATGAACGCCGCCATGCCAATTAATCGAAAATACGGCATCATTCATCAAAAATAGCCCAACTTCAGGCAAATACCAAACCAAATCTCGGTATCAAGCGCTTGCGGGGCCGATGGCGCCCCTCTAATATGGCCGCCATGAAACCTGCCATTCCAAGCCACACACCCACCCCGGATCACGCCCCGCAAGCCTGGGGTATTGCGCAAATCCTCCGGCTTTATGAACTGCCTTTCCTGGATCTTCTGCATCAGGCCCAGGCAGTCCATCGTGCACATCATCAGCCTAACACCGTGCAATTATCCAGTCTGCTCTCCATCAAGACCGGCGCCTGCCCCGAAGACTGCGCCTATTGTCCACAGTCGGCGCGACACGATACTGGCGGCAAGCAGGAAGCGCTGATGCCGGTGGCTGAAGTATTGGAAGCCGCCAGGAAAGCGAAGGCCAATGGCGCACAGCGCTTTTGCATGGGCGCCGCCTGGCGCTCGCCCACCGCCCGGCAATTGGACAGCGTGGTTGAAATGGTGGGCGCCGTCAAAGCCCTGGGGCTGGAAACCTGTGTCACATTGGGCATGCTCAAGGAAGGTCAGGCCGAGCGCCTGCGCGATGCCGGGCTGGACTACTACAACCACAATCTGGATACCTCGCCGGAGTTCTACGGCAACATCATTACGACTCGCAGCTATCAAGATCGTCTGGACACCCTGGAACGAGTCCGCAACGCGGGTGTTCACGTCTGTTGCGGTGGCATTGTAGGCCTGGGTGAATCGCGCAAGGAACGCGCCGGCCTGGTCGCCCAGCTGGCCAATCTGTCGCCCTACCCAGAGTCGGTTCCGGTCAACAACCTGGTAAAAGTGGCAGGCACGCCTTTGGATGCCACACCGGATATCGACCCTTTTGAGTTTGTTCGCACCATTGCCGTGGCGCGCATCACCATGCCTCGCGCCGTTGTAAGGCTTTCAGCCGGCCGCGAAGCCATGAGCGACGCCATACAGGCGCTGTGCTTCATGGCGGGCGCCAACTCAATTTTCTATGGTGAACAGTTGCTGACCACGGCCAATCCACAGCTCAGCCAGGATCAGCAACTATTCCAGCGGCTGGGACTGACGGCAACCCCTGCCGACCCGGCAAGGCCCGCACACCTTGAACATCATCATGAAGCGACTCTGGCCTGATCACCCTTACTGACCCCTTGCATCCATGTACACCTTAATCATCAGTATTGCCTGCAGTGTTGCCGTATCCATATTGCTGAAGGTCGCCCGACGTCAAAACATCGAAATAGACCAGGCCATTGCCGTGAATTACGTGGTGGCGGCCAGCCTGTGTCTGTTCATCCTGCAGCCCGAGCCGGCTACGCTGCTCAGCCCTTCAACACCATGGTGGGTGCTGATCGTCCTGGGCGTGCTGCTGCCCACCATTTTTCTGGCCATGGCAGGCGCCGTGCGGCATGCCGGCATCGTGCTGAGCGACGCGGCCCAGCGCCTGTCGCTATTCATTCCGTTGATCGCCGCTTTCGTTCTGTTTGGTGAAGACCTGTCGGGCAGCAAGCTGGCCGGCATCGCCGTCGCCCTGACTGCCCTGATATGTTTGCTGCTGCGCCCTCGCAAGCAGGACGGATCGGGTAATACCGCCAGAACCGTGCTCTATCTGTTGGCCGTCTGGCTGGGCTACGGCGCCATAGACATTCTTTTCAAACAATTGGCCAAGAGCGGCGCAGTATTTTCCAGCAGCCTGCTGGCGGCCTTCACGCTCGCCGGCATCCTGATCTTCGCTTATCTGATCATCCGGCGCAGCGTATGGCGCCAGCGCAATGTGGTGGCGGGCATAGTGCTGGGCCTGCTTAATTTCA includes:
- a CDS encoding DMT family transporter; this encodes MYTLIISIACSVAVSILLKVARRQNIEIDQAIAVNYVVAASLCLFILQPEPATLLSPSTPWWVLIVLGVLLPTIFLAMAGAVRHAGIVLSDAAQRLSLFIPLIAAFVLFGEDLSGSKLAGIAVALTALICLLLRPRKQDGSGNTARTVLYLLAVWLGYGAIDILFKQLAKSGAVFSSSLLAAFTLAGILIFAYLIIRRSVWRQRNVVAGIVLGLLNFSNIYFYIRAHQVFPQNPTLVFSAMNIGVISLGTLVGAGFFKEKLSLVNALGIVLAIGAIVILIPR
- the bioB gene encoding biotin synthase BioB; its protein translation is MAAMKPAIPSHTPTPDHAPQAWGIAQILRLYELPFLDLLHQAQAVHRAHHQPNTVQLSSLLSIKTGACPEDCAYCPQSARHDTGGKQEALMPVAEVLEAARKAKANGAQRFCMGAAWRSPTARQLDSVVEMVGAVKALGLETCVTLGMLKEGQAERLRDAGLDYYNHNLDTSPEFYGNIITTRSYQDRLDTLERVRNAGVHVCCGGIVGLGESRKERAGLVAQLANLSPYPESVPVNNLVKVAGTPLDATPDIDPFEFVRTIAVARITMPRAVVRLSAGREAMSDAIQALCFMAGANSIFYGEQLLTTANPQLSQDQQLFQRLGLTATPADPARPAHLEHHHEATLA
- a CDS encoding DUF2946 domain-containing protein — protein: MKISLRTHRRAGWIALIAFLLTTLMPSVVLAVSNDTGAQAVWVQLCTVNGPTAIQLDPSADADPAGLDSSANKSGHCVLCFHPACPPRAGLSVSADFDGPHFGAPPLFYRAPSQLFAWAVSLARAPPRAV
- a CDS encoding TonB-dependent siderophore receptor, with the translated sequence MYTKEQARLAGLDSAARFTGGTLLLVLSVLPVQAQTNTSTLPAVTVMGSQVGAGLTAPVSTGSGLDLTPMQTPASIDVISREQLEERGDHSVVDAITRAGGISAMGHPGNGGSSLSARGFTDTTSVMRLYDGMRQYGGVGLTFPFDTWPIERIEVLRGPASVIYGDGAIGGVVNVIPKKPTRGPVENELEATLGTDDTARLGLGSGGALSDRWSYRVDLSGARSDGWVDHGESRDATFSGALQWDATEDLSLRLSHAYGYQKPMKYFGTPLVEGGQQEALREKNYNVSDSEIRYRDQWTDLSALWTPNAATIVRARLYHIDSRRDYRNAERYIYNETSGLIDRSDNTEIHHEQKQTGLTADAAFDGRLFGLDNKVSVGFDVSASSFQHSNNTYSGTSPSVDPYDPVPGYFHSDEPTIPRYRNKADQYALFIEDRLALTPEWSVLAGLRYDHTKLNRQDLVSDSRAFERTYADFGWRMGTVYDLTPGLALYAQYSVAADPVGGMLLLSPANSLFEMSKGKQLEVGLKQSFWEGSGEWTLAAYHIKKNNLLSRDPADPALRIQVGEQSSRGVEASLAVTPARGWRVEANASILRARFDDFQEASGGAVVSRQGNVPPNVAQRLANVWVSWNFQPGWTAMAGLRYVGKRYADNANSLELPSYTTTDLALRWDVDKDTTITARGFNIFDKAYFTTAYYTPTQWLYGPGRRFELTLNHRF
- a CDS encoding LysR substrate-binding domain-containing protein; the protein is MAFFDPDEVIHRLTQRLKMRHCVLLLRIERHGSLTRVAEDMATSQPAITKALAELESMFGAELFDRSVRGMAPTPLGKVALAHARAMVHDLSHLARDMEAVAAGHTAHLHAGVIPFISGQIISSAIQRTTSAGDQRLLMTLREGDSHQLLEELRNHSLDLVVARASATLDIHGLEFEVLYTQRPRLISSRRLAAQLARRSPDWHELAQLDWVLGAVHTPEREQVSTVFLEAGITPPTPIVESDSTKLIGELIAANDEAISIVPADVAEELVRIAGVAIVPYSFNWTLPPIALFTRQRSQRHQAHTLLASALREAGRRLAGAGEERRP
- a CDS encoding NADP-dependent malic enzyme, encoding MSTADRQAALDYHEFPRPGKVSVTASKPLATQGDLGLAYTPGVAAACEEIASDPMNAFRFTGRGNLVGVITNGTAVLGLGNIGALASKPVMEGKAVLFKKFAGIDVFDIEINETDPDKLVDIIAGLEPTFGGINLEDIKAPECFTVERKLRERMNIPVFHDDQHGTAICVSSAFINGLKVVGKDIKSVKVVVSGAGAAALACLDLMVDLGLPLENIWVSDIEGVVYSGRKKLMDPKKSRFAQKTKARTLGEIIDDADVFLGLSAGGVLKPDMVAKMAARPLILALANPSPEILPEHAHAVRDDIVMATGRSDYPNQVNNVLCFPYIFRGALDVGATTITREMEMAAVHAIAGLAEEEQNEVVAAAYGTYDVSFGPEYFIPRPFDPRLIVRIASAVAKAAMDSGVATRPLADLEAYVGQLEQFVYHSGAFMKPLFSAAKQMVRDGGKARIVFTEGEEERVLRAVQVIVDEKLARPILVGRPQVLMARIEKYGLRIRLGQDVEVTNPEYDERFHQYWTTYWEMRCRQGVTKEMARVEMRRRLTLIGAMMVHLGDADGMICGTVSGYHEHLRFIDEVIGKKPGTQTYAAMNVLLLNERTVALVDTHVNEDPTAEQIAEFTIAAAEEMKWLNLTPKAALLSRSNFGSGSSLSGAKMQQALALIREREPELEIDGEMHGDCALDEALRIRILPQSRLTGAANLLVCPNVDAGNIAYNLLKTAAGSNVAVGPFLLGANAPVHVLTNSSSVRRIINMAALTVIDANR